A stretch of the Malus sylvestris chromosome 10, drMalSylv7.2, whole genome shotgun sequence genome encodes the following:
- the LOC126587885 gene encoding disease resistance protein Roq1-like, translating to MVAGDPECQRVVFHRKSVHFRTWCERELIDDIVKCVWRKVQATITLSDVSKKLVGIDSALEQLTMLLAHDANDARFIGITGMGGIGKITLAKLVFDKIFHHFQVHCFLANVREVCARGRTLVGLQRQLFPILKERIEEIWDEECGSKLTKKCLCNKKVLPVVDDVDELRQLEVLAGNQSWFGMGTRIIITTRNEGLLVQHGIAKSYKVEGLNYDGLRLMERRIFLDVACFYKGECKKQVIQVLDNSFGISSSILIDLLIERSLLDNDFENKIGMHDDTRNGMNNCWSRVRRAWSTE from the exons ATGGTTGCGGGTGATCCAGAATGCCAGAGAGTGGTGTTCCACAGAAAAAGTGTTCATTTCCGTACATG GTGTGAAAGAGAGCTGATTGACGACATCGTCAAATGTGTGTGGAGGAAAGTGCAAGCTACAATCACTTTGTCAGATGTCTCAAAGAAGTTAGTCGGAATTGATTCTGCACTCGAGCAGCTAACTATGCTATTAGCTCATGATGCAAATGATGCTCGCTTTATTGGGATAACTGGGATGGGTGGCATAGGCAAGATAACCCTTGCTAAGCTCGTTTTTGATAAAATCTTCCATCATTTTCAAGTTCACTGTTTTCTTGCCAATGTAAGGGAGGTTTGTGCAAGAGGTCGTACTCTTGTTGGTCTTCAAAGACAACTTTTCCCAATCTTGAAGGAAAGGATTGAAGAAATTTGGGATGAAGAGTGCGGAAgcaaattaactaagaaatgcTTGTGCAATAAGAAGGTTCTTCCCGTAGTTGATGATGTGGATGAATTACGTCAACTAGAAGTACTGGCTGGGAATCAAAGTTGGTTTGGCATGGGGACTAGAATTATCATTACAACAAGGAATGAAGGTCTGCTAGTCCAACATGGTATTGCAAAGTCATACAAGGTTGAGGGATTGAATTATGATGGACTCCGGTTGATGGAGAGGAGAATTTTCCTTGATGTTGCATGTTTCTACAAAGGGGAGTGCAAAAAGCAAGTAATTCAAGTACTAGACAATTCTTTTGGAATTTCTAGTAGTATTCTAATAGATTTGCTAATTGAGAGATCTCTTCTAGATAATGATTTTGAAAACAAGATAGGGATGCATGATGATACAAGAAATGGCATGAACAATTGTTGGTCAAGAGTCCGAAGAGCATGGTCTACGGAGTAG